One genomic segment of Pseudomonas sp. RU47 includes these proteins:
- a CDS encoding heavy metal sensor histidine kinase: MRRLSLSSRLALLFAACTAVVSLFAGVLFNRASEAHFIELDQQQLDGKLIGLRRALQDVQPAQREARLADELSRQADLSLRITGTDGQRWYDSSTQIPKDLPQQSGLSTISHDGTDYRVLNAPLYPEKADSPQLTMLLDITHHQHFLQRMQHLIWLTVGLSALATALLGAWAARSGLRPLRRMSAVARGISAQSLNARLPEAQMPPELAEMAHSFNAMLARLDDSFQRLSAFSADIAHELRTPLSNLLTHTQVTLTRPRPIEDYREALHSNLEELQWMAQLVNDMLYLAKADHGLLMPKREPLELADETDVLLEFFAPLAEDAGVRLSRGGNARIEGDRSMLRRALSNLLDNALRFTPVEGYVSLRIVDQPNAVRISVENSGEGISAELLPRLFDRFYRADPARQEGSSEHAGLGLAITQSIVRAHGGQIHCESEAGWTRFVIELPRT, translated from the coding sequence ATGCGTCGTTTGTCCCTGAGTTCGCGCCTGGCCTTGTTGTTTGCCGCTTGCACCGCTGTGGTTTCGCTGTTCGCCGGGGTGTTGTTCAACCGCGCCAGCGAAGCGCACTTTATCGAACTCGACCAGCAACAACTGGACGGTAAGCTGATTGGCCTGCGCCGCGCCTTGCAGGATGTTCAACCCGCTCAACGTGAGGCGCGGCTGGCGGATGAGCTGAGCCGTCAGGCCGATCTGTCGTTGCGCATTACCGGCACTGACGGCCAGCGCTGGTATGACAGTTCGACGCAAATCCCCAAGGATTTGCCGCAACAATCCGGCCTGTCGACCATAAGCCATGACGGCACCGATTACCGCGTGCTCAACGCCCCGCTCTACCCGGAAAAAGCCGATTCCCCGCAACTGACAATGCTGCTGGACATCACCCATCACCAGCACTTCCTGCAACGCATGCAGCATCTGATCTGGCTGACGGTCGGGCTGTCAGCGCTGGCCACCGCTTTGCTCGGTGCCTGGGCTGCACGCAGCGGGTTGCGTCCGTTGCGGCGCATGAGCGCGGTTGCTCGTGGGATTTCCGCACAATCGCTCAACGCCCGACTGCCGGAAGCGCAAATGCCACCCGAGCTTGCAGAAATGGCCCACAGCTTCAACGCCATGCTCGCACGCCTCGACGACTCGTTTCAGCGCCTCTCGGCGTTTTCCGCCGACATCGCCCATGAACTGCGCACCCCACTGTCGAACCTGCTGACCCACACTCAGGTCACCCTCACCCGCCCACGGCCGATCGAGGATTACCGCGAAGCGCTGCACAGCAACCTCGAAGAACTGCAATGGATGGCGCAACTGGTCAACGACATGTTGTACCTGGCCAAGGCTGACCACGGTTTGCTGATGCCCAAGCGCGAGCCGCTGGAACTGGCGGACGAGACCGATGTGTTGCTGGAGTTTTTTGCGCCGCTGGCGGAGGACGCCGGGGTCAGGCTGAGTCGAGGAGGCAACGCGCGGATCGAGGGTGATCGCAGCATGTTGCGCCGGGCCTTGTCGAATTTGCTCGATAACGCGCTGCGGTTTACCCCGGTCGAGGGCTACGTGAGCTTACGGATCGTTGATCAACCGAACGCGGTACGCATTTCAGTCGAGAACAGTGGTGAAGGGATTTCTGCGGAGTTGTTGCCACGCCTGTTTGATCGATTTTATCGGGCCGATCCGGCGCGGCAGGAAGGCAGCAGTGAGCATGCAGGGTTGGGGCTGGCGATTACTCAATCCATCGTCCGCGCCCATGGTGGGCAGATTCATTGCGAATCAGAGGCGGGATGGACGCGGTTTGTGATTGAGCTGCCTCGAACCTGA
- a CDS encoding lipoprotein-releasing ABC transporter permease subunit, which yields MFRPLSIFIGTRYTRAKRRNRFVSFISMTSMIGLALGVLAMIVVLSVMNGFQREMSSRILGMVPHATIVGVKPIDDWQPVAAAAMKNPEVTAAVPFTEMEGMLSYKGLMQPIQISGVDPAQEGKVSIVAQHIVQGRLDALKPGEFGVVIGEITARRFRLNVGDKITLIVPEVSTAPGGITPRMQRLNVVGVFKVGAELDGSMGLIHVADAATMQHWEPNQVQSVRLAVKDLYAAPKVSSDIAAGLGADFKADDWTHTQGSLFSAMKMEKTMIGLLLLMIVAVAAFNIIATLIMVVNDKGADIAILRTIGATPRQIMAIFMVQGTVIGIVGTIIGGVLGVIAALNVSQIVGWIERVSGQHIFSSDVYFVSNLPSELQGGDVLLICSAGFILSFLATVYPAWRAAKIEPAHALRYS from the coding sequence ATGTTCAGACCGTTATCGATCTTTATCGGCACGCGCTATACCCGCGCCAAGCGCCGCAATCGCTTCGTTTCGTTCATTTCGATGACCTCGATGATCGGCCTCGCCCTCGGCGTGCTGGCGATGATCGTGGTGTTGTCAGTGATGAACGGCTTCCAGCGCGAAATGAGCTCGCGCATCCTCGGCATGGTGCCGCACGCGACCATCGTTGGCGTCAAGCCGATCGATGACTGGCAGCCCGTCGCCGCCGCTGCAATGAAAAACCCCGAAGTGACTGCCGCCGTGCCGTTCACCGAAATGGAAGGCATGCTCTCCTATAAGGGCCTGATGCAGCCGATCCAGATCAGTGGCGTCGATCCTGCGCAGGAAGGCAAGGTGTCGATTGTTGCCCAGCACATTGTGCAGGGGCGTCTGGATGCCTTGAAACCGGGCGAGTTCGGCGTGGTGATTGGTGAAATCACCGCACGACGTTTCCGCCTCAATGTCGGCGACAAGATCACTTTGATCGTCCCGGAAGTCAGCACTGCGCCGGGTGGCATCACCCCGCGCATGCAGCGGCTGAACGTGGTGGGCGTGTTCAAGGTTGGTGCTGAACTGGACGGCTCGATGGGCCTGATCCACGTCGCCGATGCCGCGACCATGCAGCATTGGGAACCGAATCAGGTGCAGAGCGTGCGTCTGGCGGTGAAAGATCTGTACGCCGCACCGAAAGTCTCCTCGGACATCGCTGCCGGGTTGGGCGCCGATTTCAAGGCTGACGACTGGACCCACACCCAGGGCAGCCTGTTCAGCGCAATGAAGATGGAAAAAACCATGATCGGCCTGCTGTTGCTGATGATCGTCGCGGTGGCGGCGTTCAACATCATCGCAACCCTGATCATGGTGGTGAACGACAAGGGCGCGGACATCGCGATCCTGCGCACCATCGGCGCCACGCCACGGCAGATCATGGCGATCTTCATGGTGCAGGGCACGGTGATCGGCATTGTCGGTACGATCATTGGCGGCGTGTTGGGCGTGATTGCGGCGTTGAATGTCAGTCAGATCGTGGGCTGGATCGAGCGAGTCAGTGGGCAGCATATCTTCAGTTCTGACGTGTACTTCGTCAGCAATCTGCCGTCGGAATTGCAGGGTGGGGATGTGCTGTTGATCTGCTCGGCGGGCTTTATTCTGAGCTTCCTGGCGACGGTGTATCCGGCCTGGCGGGCGGCGAAGATCGAACCGGCTCACGCCCTGAGATATTCGTAA
- the lolD gene encoding lipoprotein-releasing ABC transporter ATP-binding protein LolD, translating into MSESGMSEQAILSCRNLGKSYEEGPESVEVLAGLQLELHPGERVAIVGTSGSGKSTLLNLLGGLDTPTKGSVWLDGEELSALSEKKRGLLRNRALGFVYQFHHLLPEFTALENVCMPLLIGKTPIPEARQRATALLERVGLGHRLEHKPAELSGGERQRVAIARALVNKPGLVMLDEPTGNLDSHTAQGIQDLMLELSTSMRTAFLVVTHDMNLARQMDRVLHLQEGCLTPI; encoded by the coding sequence ATGAGTGAGTCGGGCATGAGTGAACAAGCAATCTTGAGCTGCCGCAACCTGGGCAAATCCTACGAGGAAGGCCCGGAATCGGTAGAAGTACTGGCCGGCCTGCAACTGGAGTTGCACCCGGGCGAGCGCGTGGCGATCGTCGGCACCTCGGGTTCGGGCAAAAGTACGTTGCTCAACCTGTTGGGCGGTCTCGATACGCCGACCAAGGGCAGCGTCTGGCTCGACGGTGAAGAGCTGTCGGCACTGAGCGAGAAGAAGCGTGGTTTGCTGCGTAACCGTGCGCTCGGTTTCGTGTATCAGTTTCACCACTTGCTGCCGGAATTCACTGCGCTGGAAAACGTCTGCATGCCGCTGCTGATCGGCAAGACGCCGATCCCCGAAGCCCGTCAGCGCGCCACGGCATTGCTGGAACGCGTCGGCCTCGGTCATCGTCTGGAGCACAAACCGGCGGAACTGTCCGGTGGCGAGCGTCAACGTGTGGCCATCGCCCGCGCCTTGGTGAACAAGCCGGGTCTGGTGATGCTCGACGAGCCGACCGGCAACCTCGACTCGCACACCGCGCAAGGCATTCAGGATTTGATGCTGGAACTCAGCACCTCCATGCGCACCGCGTTCCTGGTGGTGACTCACGACATGAACCTGGCCCGCCAGATGGATCGCGTATTGCACCTGCAAGAAGGTTGCCTCACGCCTATCTGA
- a CDS encoding lipoprotein-releasing ABC transporter permease subunit produces the protein MFRPLFVFIGTRYTRAKRRNHFVSFISLTSMIGLALGVVVMIVVLSVMNGFDHEMRTRVLGMVPHATIESTEPINDWQSLANKVKQNPQVTAVAPFTQMQGLLTNNGQVSKVLLNAIDPALERNVSIIDNFMKQGKLDDLTPGSFGIVIGDKAASKLGVGIGDKVTFVAPEVSVTPAGMFPRMKRFTVVGIFHVGAGELDGYLGVTNLQDLAKMHRWKPDQVQGIRLKFDDLFQAPRVAWNIAQQLGEDHYYARDWTRTHGNLYQAIRMEKAMIGLLLLLIVAVAAFNIISTLVMVVNDKKGDIAILRTLGATPGTIMRTFMVQGTVIGVVGTAIGAVVGIFAALNVSAAISALEGLIGHKFLNADVYFIDYLPSQVQSQDVVMVCAAALVLSFLATLYPAWRAARTQPAEALRYE, from the coding sequence ATGTTCAGACCTCTCTTCGTATTTATTGGCACGCGTTATACCCGTGCAAAGCGTCGCAATCATTTTGTGTCATTCATTTCCCTGACTTCGATGATCGGGCTCGCCCTTGGCGTGGTCGTGATGATCGTCGTGCTGTCGGTGATGAATGGCTTCGATCATGAGATGCGCACCCGTGTGCTGGGCATGGTGCCCCACGCGACCATTGAATCCACTGAGCCGATCAACGATTGGCAAAGTCTGGCCAACAAGGTCAAGCAGAACCCGCAGGTGACGGCGGTTGCGCCGTTTACCCAGATGCAGGGCCTGCTGACCAATAACGGTCAGGTGTCCAAGGTGTTGCTCAATGCCATCGACCCTGCGCTCGAGCGCAATGTGTCGATCATCGACAACTTCATGAAGCAGGGCAAACTCGACGATTTGACGCCGGGCAGCTTCGGCATCGTCATCGGCGACAAGGCCGCGAGCAAGCTTGGCGTGGGCATCGGTGACAAGGTCACCTTCGTCGCGCCGGAGGTCAGCGTGACCCCGGCCGGGATGTTCCCGCGCATGAAGCGCTTCACCGTGGTCGGCATTTTCCATGTCGGCGCCGGTGAGCTCGACGGTTATCTGGGCGTCACCAACCTGCAGGATCTGGCGAAGATGCACCGCTGGAAGCCTGATCAGGTGCAGGGCATTCGCCTGAAGTTCGACGATCTGTTCCAGGCACCGCGTGTGGCATGGAACATCGCCCAGCAACTCGGCGAAGATCATTACTACGCCCGCGACTGGACGCGCACCCACGGCAATCTGTATCAGGCAATCCGCATGGAAAAAGCCATGATCGGCCTGCTGTTGCTGCTGATCGTCGCCGTCGCAGCGTTCAACATCATCTCCACGCTGGTGATGGTGGTGAACGACAAGAAAGGCGACATCGCCATTCTGCGTACGTTGGGCGCGACGCCGGGCACGATCATGCGCACGTTCATGGTGCAAGGCACGGTGATCGGTGTGGTCGGCACAGCGATTGGCGCGGTGGTCGGCATTTTCGCTGCGCTTAATGTCAGCGCAGCGATCTCGGCACTGGAAGGCCTGATCGGCCACAAATTCCTTAATGCTGACGTGTATTTCATTGATTATCTTCCGTCGCAGGTGCAGAGCCAGGACGTGGTCATGGTCTGCGCCGCGGCGTTGGTTCTGAGTTTCCTCGCCACCCTGTATCCCGCCTGGCGTGCCGCGCGCACCCAGCCGGCGGAGGCGCTACGTTATGAGTGA
- a CDS encoding PilZ domain-containing protein, with the protein MSTLDEEDRREYYRIEDTIALEIRPLSAPEAAGQEVLQDASPLFNLLSELHLSEFESQHLLRQISERDRAIAAFLKSQNKRIDLLSQVVALTVLGHIGEPQPVIISEGGIDFQYPTPIATGAHLSVKLVLMPQALGLLLRARVTHCDRKGEGYDVGTEFEHLTDAQRQLLARYILQKQAQERRLAREQNESGI; encoded by the coding sequence ATGTCGACATTAGATGAAGAAGATCGCCGCGAATACTACCGTATCGAGGACACGATCGCACTGGAAATTCGGCCCCTGTCCGCTCCCGAAGCCGCAGGCCAGGAAGTGTTGCAGGATGCTTCCCCACTGTTCAACCTGCTCAGCGAACTGCACCTGAGCGAATTCGAGTCGCAGCACCTGTTGCGCCAGATCAGCGAGCGCGATCGGGCCATCGCCGCGTTCCTGAAATCGCAGAACAAACGCATCGACCTGCTCAGCCAGGTGGTCGCCCTGACCGTGCTCGGCCATATCGGCGAGCCGCAACCGGTGATCATCTCCGAAGGCGGGATCGACTTTCAGTATCCGACGCCGATTGCCACCGGTGCACACCTGTCGGTGAAACTGGTGCTGATGCCGCAAGCGCTGGGCCTGTTGCTGCGCGCCCGTGTCACCCATTGCGACCGCAAGGGCGAGGGTTATGACGTCGGCACCGAGTTCGAACACTTGACCGACGCCCAGCGCCAGTTGCTCGCCCGCTATATCTTGCAGAAGCAGGCCCAGGAACGACGTCTGGCCCGCGAACAGAACGAATCTGGCATTTAA
- a CDS encoding glycerophosphodiester phosphodiesterase encodes MTLIYGHRGAKGEAPENTLSSFQECLKHGVRRCELDLHLSKDGELMVIHDPTLKRTTERRGKVVEHTAAELVTYDARKGGPGWIKPCPIPTLEELFEKCDFDHWQLEVKSASRTRAATTVLAIREMAQRHGLLDKVTITSSSREVLKAALDLVPDVSRGLVAEYAWLDPLKVAASYGCEILALNWTLCTPERLQKAQRQGLHVSVWTVNEPALMRRLADFGVDSLITDFPGLATATLENC; translated from the coding sequence GTGACCCTCATCTACGGCCACCGCGGCGCCAAGGGCGAAGCACCGGAAAACACCCTGAGCAGTTTTCAGGAATGTCTCAAGCACGGCGTGCGCCGCTGCGAACTGGATCTGCACCTGTCCAAGGACGGCGAGTTGATGGTCATTCACGATCCGACCCTCAAACGCACCACGGAACGGCGCGGCAAGGTTGTCGAGCACACCGCCGCCGAACTGGTGACCTACGACGCGCGCAAGGGCGGCCCCGGCTGGATCAAGCCGTGCCCGATTCCGACGCTGGAAGAGTTGTTCGAGAAATGTGATTTCGATCACTGGCAGCTGGAAGTCAAAAGCGCTTCGCGTACTCGCGCGGCAACCACCGTGCTGGCGATTCGTGAAATGGCTCAGCGCCATGGCCTGCTCGACAAGGTGACGATCACCTCGAGTTCGCGGGAAGTGCTGAAAGCGGCGCTGGACCTCGTGCCGGATGTGTCACGGGGACTGGTCGCCGAATACGCCTGGCTCGACCCGTTGAAGGTCGCGGCCAGCTATGGCTGTGAGATTCTCGCGTTGAACTGGACGCTGTGTACGCCGGAACGCCTGCAGAAGGCGCAGCGTCAAGGGCTGCACGTGTCGGTGTGGACCGTCAACGAGCCTGCGCTGATGCGCAGACTCGCCGACTTCGGCGTTGACAGCCTGATTACAGACTTTCCCGGTTTGGCCACTGCCACCCTCGAGAATTGCTGA
- the sthA gene encoding Si-specific NAD(P)(+) transhydrogenase, producing the protein MAVYNYDVVVLGSGPAGEGAAMNAAKAGRKVAMVDSRRQVGGNCTHLGTIPSKALRHSVRQIMQFNTNPMFRAIGEPRWFSFPDVLKSAEKVISKQVASRTGYYARNRVDVFFGTGSFADEQTIEVVCANGVVEKLVAKHIIIATGSRPYRPADIDFHHPRIYDSDTILSLNHTPRKLIVYGAGVIGCEYASIFSGLGVLVELVDNRGQLLSFLDSEISQALSYHFSNNNITVRHNEDYDRVEGVDNGVILHLKSGKKIKADALLWCNGRTGNTDQLGLENIGVKVNSRGQIEVDEAYRTCVPNIYGAGDVIGWPSLASAAHDQGRSAAGSIVDNGSWRFVNDVPTGIYTIPEISSIGKNEQELTQAKVPYEVGKAFFKSMARAQIAGEPQGMLKILFHRETLEVLGVHCFGYQASEIVHIGQAIMNQPGELNTLKYFVNTTFNYPTMAEAYRVAAYDGLNRLF; encoded by the coding sequence ATGGCTGTCTACAACTACGACGTGGTGGTGCTGGGTTCCGGCCCGGCGGGAGAAGGCGCGGCAATGAACGCCGCCAAAGCAGGGCGCAAGGTCGCGATGGTCGACAGCCGTCGCCAGGTCGGCGGCAACTGCACCCACCTCGGCACCATCCCGTCCAAGGCACTGCGTCACTCGGTGCGGCAGATCATGCAGTTCAACACTAATCCTATGTTCCGGGCGATCGGCGAGCCGCGCTGGTTCTCCTTCCCGGACGTGTTGAAAAGCGCCGAAAAGGTTATTTCCAAACAAGTCGCTTCGCGCACCGGCTACTACGCCCGTAACCGCGTCGACGTGTTCTTCGGCACCGGCAGCTTTGCCGACGAGCAAACCATCGAAGTGGTCTGCGCCAATGGTGTGGTCGAAAAACTGGTGGCCAAGCACATCATCATCGCCACCGGTTCGCGTCCTTATCGCCCGGCGGACATCGATTTCCACCACCCGCGTATCTACGATAGCGACACTATCCTCAGCCTCAACCACACCCCGCGCAAACTGATCGTTTACGGCGCCGGCGTGATCGGTTGCGAATACGCATCGATCTTCAGCGGTCTGGGTGTGCTGGTCGAGCTGGTCGATAACCGTGGTCAGTTGCTGAGCTTCCTCGACTCGGAAATCTCCCAGGCGTTGAGCTACCACTTCAGCAACAACAACATCACCGTGCGTCACAACGAAGATTACGATCGTGTTGAAGGCGTCGATAACGGCGTGATCCTGCACCTGAAGTCTGGCAAGAAGATCAAGGCCGACGCCTTGCTCTGGTGCAACGGCCGTACCGGCAACACCGATCAGCTCGGTCTGGAAAACATCGGCGTCAAGGTCAACAGCCGTGGCCAGATTGAAGTCGACGAGGCCTACCGTACCTGCGTACCGAACATCTACGGTGCCGGTGACGTGATCGGCTGGCCGAGCCTGGCCAGTGCCGCCCACGACCAGGGCCGTTCGGCCGCTGGCAGCATCGTTGATAACGGTAGCTGGCGTTTCGTGAATGACGTGCCGACTGGCATCTACACCATTCCGGAGATCAGCTCGATCGGCAAGAACGAGCAGGAACTGACCCAGGCCAAAGTGCCGTACGAAGTCGGCAAGGCGTTCTTCAAGAGCATGGCGCGGGCGCAGATCGCCGGCGAGCCGCAAGGCATGCTGAAGATCCTGTTCCACCGTGAAACCCTGGAAGTGCTGGGCGTTCACTGCTTCGGTTATCAGGCGTCGGAGATCGTCCACATCGGTCAGGCGATCATGAACCAGCCGGGCGAACTGAACACGCTGAAGTACTTCGTCAACACGACGTTCAACTACCCGACCATGGCTGAAGCCTATCGGGTAGCGGCGTACGACGGTCTCAACCGGCTTTTTTGA
- a CDS encoding FAD:protein FMN transferase, whose protein sequence is MENFGGPTMGSTYSIKYVRHAGMPGVKQVRSEVEGVLGEVDRQLSTYRNDSDIERFNALPANSCQKMPASVLELVRVGEQLSVQSEGSYDLTVEPLMNLWGFGPQGREGKVPGADALAEVMARVGHQHLHINGDQLCKDAAVEVDFNSIAAGYAVDTIAARLDALGIHDYLAEATGELKAKGRKLDGSSWRIALEEPRDDQQVAERIINVDGYGVSTSGDYRNYFLQGGRRYSHTFDARTGAPVLHDLASVTVIHPSALMADGLSTLLLILGPERAWDYAEKHDIGAFFVIRADTGFVVRTNTAFERLSGKKTD, encoded by the coding sequence ATGGAGAATTTCGGTGGGCCGACCATGGGCAGCACGTATTCAATCAAGTACGTGCGTCACGCTGGCATGCCTGGGGTGAAGCAGGTTCGCAGTGAAGTGGAGGGCGTCCTCGGCGAAGTCGATCGGCAGTTGTCCACCTATCGCAATGATTCGGACATCGAGCGTTTCAACGCTTTGCCCGCGAACAGCTGTCAGAAAATGCCTGCATCGGTCCTTGAGTTGGTCCGCGTTGGCGAACAACTGTCAGTGCAAAGCGAAGGCTCCTACGACCTCACTGTCGAGCCGTTGATGAATCTGTGGGGATTCGGCCCGCAGGGGCGCGAAGGGAAAGTCCCAGGTGCCGACGCACTGGCCGAGGTGATGGCGCGCGTCGGTCATCAGCACTTGCACATCAATGGCGATCAGTTGTGCAAGGACGCCGCCGTCGAAGTCGACTTCAACAGCATCGCCGCCGGTTATGCCGTCGACACCATCGCGGCCAGGCTCGACGCGCTGGGCATCCACGATTACCTCGCTGAAGCCACGGGTGAGTTAAAGGCAAAGGGTCGCAAGCTTGACGGCTCATCGTGGCGCATCGCTCTGGAAGAGCCCCGCGACGATCAGCAGGTCGCCGAGCGCATCATCAATGTTGACGGCTACGGCGTTTCCACCTCCGGCGACTACCGTAACTATTTCCTGCAGGGCGGCCGGCGTTATTCCCACACCTTCGATGCGCGGACTGGCGCACCCGTCCTACACGATCTGGCGTCAGTCACGGTGATTCATCCTTCAGCCTTGATGGCCGATGGACTATCGACGCTGTTGCTGATTCTCGGCCCGGAAAGGGCTTGGGACTATGCCGAAAAACATGACATTGGTGCATTCTTTGTGATTCGTGCCGATACAGGTTTTGTCGTCCGTACCAACACGGCTTTCGAACGCCTCAGTGGCAAGAAAACTGACTGA
- the tcuC gene encoding MFS transporter: MSSTTGKGKAIFRVVSGNFLEMFDFMVYGFYATAIAKTFFPTDSAFASLMLALATFGAGFLMRPLGAIFLGAYIDRHGRRQGLIITLALMAAGTVLIACVPGYATLGVAAPLLVLFGRLLQGFSAGVELGGVSVYLAEIATPGRKGFFVSWQSASQQAAVVFAGLLGVGLNHWLSPEQMGDWGWRVPFLIGCMIVPVIFVIRRSLEETPEFQARKHRPTLREIVRSIGQNFGIVIAGMALVVMTTVSFYLITAYTPTFGKAELHLSDFDALLVTVCIGLSNFFWLPVMGSVSDRIGRKPLLLAATILAILTAYPALSWLVANPSFSHLLIVELWLSFLYGSYNGAMVVALTEIMPVEVRTTGFSLAYSLATATFGGFTPAACTYLIHVLDNKAAPGIWLSGAAVLGLIATLVLFHGNKHELRTAQAAVPGGAR, from the coding sequence ATGTCCTCCACCACGGGCAAAGGCAAAGCGATCTTTCGCGTTGTCAGCGGCAACTTCCTCGAAATGTTCGACTTCATGGTCTATGGCTTTTACGCCACGGCCATCGCCAAAACCTTCTTCCCGACTGACAGCGCCTTCGCTTCTCTGATGCTGGCGCTGGCGACCTTTGGCGCTGGCTTCCTGATGCGTCCGCTGGGAGCGATTTTCCTCGGCGCCTACATTGACCGCCATGGTCGTCGCCAAGGACTGATCATCACCCTCGCGCTGATGGCTGCCGGTACAGTGCTGATTGCCTGCGTGCCGGGCTACGCCACCCTCGGCGTCGCCGCACCGCTGCTCGTACTGTTTGGCCGTTTGCTGCAAGGCTTCTCGGCCGGCGTGGAGCTGGGTGGCGTGTCGGTGTATCTGGCTGAGATTGCCACACCGGGCCGCAAGGGCTTCTTCGTCAGTTGGCAGTCTGCGAGTCAGCAAGCGGCGGTGGTCTTCGCCGGATTGCTCGGCGTCGGCCTCAACCATTGGCTGAGCCCGGAACAAATGGGCGATTGGGGCTGGCGCGTGCCGTTCCTGATCGGCTGCATGATTGTGCCGGTGATCTTCGTCATTCGCCGTTCACTGGAGGAAACGCCGGAATTCCAGGCGCGGAAACACCGCCCTACCCTACGGGAAATCGTCCGCTCGATCGGTCAGAACTTCGGCATCGTCATCGCCGGTATGGCGCTGGTGGTGATGACCACGGTGTCTTTCTACCTGATCACCGCGTACACCCCGACCTTCGGCAAGGCTGAATTGCACTTGTCAGACTTCGATGCGTTGCTGGTGACGGTGTGCATCGGCCTGTCGAACTTCTTCTGGTTGCCGGTGATGGGTTCAGTGTCTGACAGGATCGGACGTAAACCCCTACTGCTGGCGGCGACGATTCTGGCAATTCTCACGGCCTACCCTGCCCTGTCGTGGCTGGTGGCGAACCCGAGCTTCAGCCATTTGCTGATCGTCGAGTTGTGGTTGTCGTTCCTGTACGGCTCGTACAACGGCGCGATGGTGGTGGCACTGACCGAGATCATGCCGGTGGAAGTGCGCACTACCGGGTTCTCGCTGGCTTACAGCCTGGCAACGGCAACCTTCGGCGGGTTTACCCCGGCGGCGTGCACGTATCTGATTCATGTGCTGGATAACAAGGCTGCGCCGGGGATCTGGCTCAGTGGCGCGGCGGTGTTGGGGCTGATTGCGACGCTGGTGCTGTTCCACGGTAACAAGCATGAGCTGCGCACCGCTCAAGCAGCCGTGCCCGGCGGCGCCCGATAA